The genomic stretch GGAAACCGGAACTGATCCATAAGAAAAAGGAGGCCGCTATGAAGAATATATTTCTTATCATGTTTTTTATTTTACTCGGAACAATGGCGAACATCTCAGAGGCTGTTAATTTCGACATCATGCTCACTTCTCCTGAAACAGCAGAAGGAAAAAGCGTTCTTCAGGCTATCTCGGAGAGGTCATCTGCCGCTCAGGCACCATTCACCGGGAAAGAGCCTTCGCTCAAAGAACTCTCTACCCTCGTATGGGCAGCAACCGGCAAAAACAGGGACGGCAAGGGCTGGACAGTCCCTTTCGCAATGGGATCCGATCCCTACATAAGCCTGTATGTTCTTCTCAAAAGCGGCGCATATCTATATGATCCGGAAAAAAATATGCTTAAGCTCCTTTCAGACAAAAATTCCCTGTCTCGAGCCGCCAGCCAGGAATTCATCGGAACAGCGCCATCTATTTTCGTATTTGCGACAAAGGGAAGCGGTCCGCGCGTAGAGGGATGGGCAGAAACAGCGGTAGGAGCAATGACACAGAATGTCTACCTTGCCGCAGGAGCGTTGGGCATGAAGACCCGTTACGTTCAGTCATTCAACAGGGAGACATTGATAAACCTGCTGAACATCGGTCCGCTCTCAAGGATAATTGCAATAATGCCTGTAGGTTTCCAATAAGGTAAATAAAACAGGTCAAAAACGAAATAGCCGGTCGGCCCTGTCTTTGGATGCCTAACCGGCTCTTTTTTATTATCTTACGATGCCGGCTGTTTTAGCTCCGGTGGCAGCTATAAGATCGTCAGGCTTCAGTTTAAAGAGAAGCCCTCTCTGCCCTGCATTCACAGTAATAAATTCAAACATGCGCGCGCTTTCATCTATAAAAACAGGATATTTCTTTTTTGTCCCCAGTGGAGAACAGCCGCCTCTTACGTACCCTGTAAGAGGCTGGACCTCTTTTAGTGGGACAAGTTCGGTGCTCTTGTTTCCGCTTGCAGAAGAGAGAGCCTTGAAGTCGAGTTCCCTGCCCGCAGGCAGACAGACCATCATTACACCTGTCTTATCCCCTCTGGCGCAGAGTGTCTTGAAAGTCTGTTCCTCCGGCACGCCGGTCTTTAATGCCGCATCCTCCGCAGAGAGCGCGCTTTCATCAACCTCGTACCCGATCAGCTCAAACCGTATCTTTGCGTTTTCCAATATCCTGACTGCGTTAGTCTTTTTTACAGAAGCCATATCAATACCCCCAATGCAGTATATAATAGAGTATAGCGCATCTATTTGAGTGTGGAAGAGGGATATTGATGGAAGGTTTTTTTGACGGAGCCTCAAGAGGCAATCCGGGAAAAGCAGGAGCCGGCGCTCTTATGATAAATGACGAAGGAAAAGTGGTATGGGAAACATCCCGTTTTCTTGGGGAAAAAACAAATAACGAAGCCGAATACATGGCCTTGATACTCCTGCTCAAAGCAGCAAAAGAACACGGGGTCAGATCGCTCAGGGTCTTCGGGGACAGCAAATTGGTGGTAAGCCAGGTCTCACGGCAATGGAAGATCAACCTTCCCCACCTGCGCCTTCTGGCGCAGCAGGCCTGGGAACTGGCCGACGGGATGAACATCTCCTATCACTGGATACCAAGGGAACAGAACAAAAGAGCAGACATACTCTCCAACGAAGGCATAGACGGCGCAAGATAATTTTCTAAATAAACGTTGAGCGGACTGCATGGTCATCCCTAAAAATGACCACGCAGCCCGCTCTTATTTTATTATCTTCTTTATTGAGAACTATCCCCTGTTGTCTATTACCCTTTTGGTCTTCTTCTCGCTCCTGGGGAGTTCGCCTATCTTCATAACTTCCGGTATTATTTTTATTCCAAGCCCCGATTTACAGGCTCTTTCCAGCTCCTTCTCAAGCTCTTCCCGGTCAGCCCCTTCGAAGGACTCTGCCTGGACGATCATTCTGTCCCTCAGGTCTTCGTTGTCCAGTATTATCCTGTACTCGCTGGAAAATCCTTCTATGTTCCTTAGTATTTCCTCTACCTGTGCCGGATATATGTTTGTTCCCTTGACCTTGATCATGTCGTCGCTTCTCCCTACTATCCTGTCCAGCCTCGGGAATGGGGAACCGCACGGACATGTCCCCGGGATGATACGCGAAATATCGTGAGTCCTGTAGCGGATAAGCGGAGCAGCTTCTTTCCTGAAGGTCGTTATGACGATCTCTCCCTGCTCTCCGTCAGGAAGCACCTTGCCTGTTGCCGGGTCAATTATTTCGCAGTAGATGAAATCATTGAAATAGTGCATCCCTGTATGTTCCGAACAGTCGATAGCTATGCCGGGACCGTATATTTCAGTAAGCCCGTAAATATCAAAGAACTCAATGCCCAGGCTCTGGTAAATGCGGTCACGTACCTTATCTCCCCATCTTTCAGATCCAAAAATACCTTTTTTCAGTTTGATCTCGCTCCGCATCTCCCTGCGGTCGACCTCTTCGGCAATAAGAAGCCCGTATGAAGATGTTCCTATGAGTACAGATGCTTCAAGGTCCCTCATAAGCTGGAGCTGCCTGTCAGTGTTTCCGCTTCCGGTAGGAATGACCATCGCTCCAAGGCGTTCAGCTCCGGCCTGAAAGCCAAGACCGGCAGTCCAGAGGCCAAATCCCGGCGTCACCTGCACCCTGTCTTCCCTTGTTACTCCGGCGAACTGATAGCATCTTTCCATCATGACCGCCCAGTCTTCAAGGTCCTGGCTGCTGTATGGGAGGATCACCGGTATGCCTGTCGTTCCCGAAGAAGAGTGCACCCTGACTATCCGGTCATTCGGGACACACTGCATTCCCATGGGGTATGCGTCCCGGAGGTCCTGTTTAGTTGTGAAAGGCAGCGATTCAAACTGGTCTTTCGTCATCAGGGTGTTAACAGGGATACCGCTGTACTTATCGAGATACATCGGACTGAACTTAGCTACTCTTCTCACCTGGGCAAAACACTGGCTCATTATTGACAATTCATTCATTACTCTCAGCTCCGCTCTTCTGATTACTTAATTTCTTAAGTTTGTATCTTCTGAAAAAATAATAACGATTCAGTTTAAAGCTGTTTTCTGGCTGCCTCTGCTCCCATAAGGAAAGCTTTTCTGTTGATCCCCAAAAGCTTGGGCTTTATGCAGCACTCCATTGCTTCCCTGATCTCATCTTCTTCAAAAGGCAGTATCCCAGCTCCGACCGAAAAGCCAAGCAGGACGATGTTGAGTGCCCTCGCATCCCCGGCCTCTATTGCCATGGGGGCAGCGTTGATGTAAAACCCCCTGCCAATGTTATTTTTGATCGCGCTGAGATATTCATCACAATGATACTCGCCCTGGCGGAGCGCAACGTTTGTAGGGATTATGCAGTCAACGTTCACTACCGCGGACGCGTTGGGCTTAAGTCTATTAAGCTGTCTTGCCGCCTCGGCAAGTTCGAATCCTATCAGGACATCAGCGTGACGAAGGGGGATCACAGGCGATACATCCTGAGATCCGATCCTGATGTGGCTTGATACGGAACCACCCCTCTGTGCCATACCGATCGTCTCTGAAGTCCGGACGAAGAGTCCTCTTCTCTGTGCCGCTTCAGAAAGTATCTTTGAAGCGAGCAGTGTCCCCTGGCCTCCCACACCTGCTATCACTATACTGCTAAACATTTCGATCGACCCTCTTTATCGCGCCGACAGGACAGACCTTCACACAAAGAGAACAGTCTGTGCATATCGACTCGTTAATTACGACCTTTCCGTCTTTTCCGACAGACATTGCAGGACATCCCAGCTGTTTTATGCATTTCAGGCACCCTATGCACGCCTCGTTGACCCTGCGTACAGTCAAGGGTAGTTTGATGAGGGCAATGCAGGGAGCCTTTGCTATCACAGCTGAAGGCCCGTTGTGCTCAAGGGCATTATTGAAGGCATCGACCATTTCTTCGTATTTGAAGGGATCAACTGTCGATATGTGCTCCACACCGCATGCCATCAGCATCTTTTCAATATCCAGTGGTTTTGCCGGCATGCCCATTGCGGTCTTTCCGGTCCCCGGATGAGGCTGTCCGCCCGTCATTGCAGTGGTATGGTTGTCCAGCACTGCTATAGTTATGTCAGTGTTCTGATAGACCGCGTTGATGATCCCTGGGATTCCCGTGTGGAAAAATGTCGAGTCACCGATGAATGCAATGCACTTAGTTCCTTTTTCGGCAAGTTTGATCCCCTGGGCAATAGTTATCCCGGCACCCATGCATAGACAGGTATCCACAGTGTTCAGGGGTGCGGCGTTTCCAAGTGTGTAGCAGCCGATATCCCCGCAGTATACTGTCTTTTCATAGTTTTTGGCTGCTGTTTTGGCAGCGTAGAAAGAGGCCCTGTGCGGACATCCGGCACAAAGCACCGGCGGCCTCACGGGAAGTTTGGGGATTTCGACCATTGCAGGGTCTGCGATTTCTGCTCCCGCAAACTTAAGCAGTGTATTTTTTATCGATTCAAAACTGTACTCCCCGTTGCATGGCATATCGCCTGTCATTTTGCCAAATATCTCATTTTTCCCCGCTGATACAAGAAGCAGCTGCTCCTCCAGCACAGGATCGAGCTCTTCGACCACCATGACCTGATTGACCGAGGACAAAAATTCCTCTGCAAGGCTTAGCGGAAGTGGGTATGGTGTACCGACCTTGAATACCGTCAGGTCGAGATCAAATTCTTTTATGACTTCCATTGCATAAAGGTAGGATATCCCCGAAACAGCGATACCTTTCTTTCCTCCCTTGATGATCCTGTTGAAGGGAAGCGTGCTGAATTTATCAGAGATAAGCTTTTGCTTTTGTTCCAGCTCGCCATGTTTCCTATAGGAAAGGGCAGGGAAGATTATCCAGTCCGGTTTTTTTTCAAAACCTGCGGCAGGCCTGGGACCCGGATCATTCTCCAGATCCACCGTTGCGCTTGCATGACAGACCCTTGTCGTTGGCCTGAGAAATACAGGGAGCTTAAATTCTTCA from Synergistetes bacterium HGW-Synergistetes-1 encodes the following:
- a CDS encoding phenylacetate--CoA ligase, whose amino-acid sequence is MNELSIMSQCFAQVRRVAKFSPMYLDKYSGIPVNTLMTKDQFESLPFTTKQDLRDAYPMGMQCVPNDRIVRVHSSSGTTGIPVILPYSSQDLEDWAVMMERCYQFAGVTREDRVQVTPGFGLWTAGLGFQAGAERLGAMVIPTGSGNTDRQLQLMRDLEASVLIGTSSYGLLIAEEVDRREMRSEIKLKKGIFGSERWGDKVRDRIYQSLGIEFFDIYGLTEIYGPGIAIDCSEHTGMHYFNDFIYCEIIDPATGKVLPDGEQGEIVITTFRKEAAPLIRYRTHDISRIIPGTCPCGSPFPRLDRIVGRSDDMIKVKGTNIYPAQVEEILRNIEGFSSEYRIILDNEDLRDRMIVQAESFEGADREELEKELERACKSGLGIKIIPEVMKIGELPRSEKKTKRVIDNRG
- a CDS encoding Cys-tRNA(Pro) deacylase; translation: MASVKKTNAVRILENAKIRFELIGYEVDESALSAEDAALKTGVPEEQTFKTLCARGDKTGVMMVCLPAGRELDFKALSSASGNKSTELVPLKEVQPLTGYVRGGCSPLGTKKKYPVFIDESARMFEFITVNAGQRGLLFKLKPDDLIAATGAKTAGIVR
- a CDS encoding ribonuclease H is translated as MMEGFFDGASRGNPGKAGAGALMINDEGKVVWETSRFLGEKTNNEAEYMALILLLKAAKEHGVRSLRVFGDSKLVVSQVSRQWKINLPHLRLLAQQAWELADGMNISYHWIPREQNKRADILSNEGIDGAR
- the iorA gene encoding indolepyruvate ferredoxin oxidoreductase subunit alpha; the encoded protein is MTKRVCMGNEAIALGAARAGVSVVSGYPGTPSTEIIETLLNEKIPGIEIQWSTNEKTAMEVAAGAAYAGARSMVTMKQVGLNVAADPLMSLSYVGVEGGMVVVVADDPGPWSSQTEQDTRHFAKYANLPVFDPSSPEEAYQMVSSAFDLSEEFKLPVFLRPTTRVCHASATVDLENDPGPRPAAGFEKKPDWIIFPALSYRKHGELEQKQKLISDKFSTLPFNRIIKGGKKGIAVSGISYLYAMEVIKEFDLDLTVFKVGTPYPLPLSLAEEFLSSVNQVMVVEELDPVLEEQLLLVSAGKNEIFGKMTGDMPCNGEYSFESIKNTLLKFAGAEIADPAMVEIPKLPVRPPVLCAGCPHRASFYAAKTAAKNYEKTVYCGDIGCYTLGNAAPLNTVDTCLCMGAGITIAQGIKLAEKGTKCIAFIGDSTFFHTGIPGIINAVYQNTDITIAVLDNHTTAMTGGQPHPGTGKTAMGMPAKPLDIEKMLMACGVEHISTVDPFKYEEMVDAFNNALEHNGPSAVIAKAPCIALIKLPLTVRRVNEACIGCLKCIKQLGCPAMSVGKDGKVVINESICTDCSLCVKVCPVGAIKRVDRNV
- a CDS encoding nitroreductase → MKNIFLIMFFILLGTMANISEAVNFDIMLTSPETAEGKSVLQAISERSSAAQAPFTGKEPSLKELSTLVWAATGKNRDGKGWTVPFAMGSDPYISLYVLLKSGAYLYDPEKNMLKLLSDKNSLSRAASQEFIGTAPSIFVFATKGSGPRVEGWAETAVGAMTQNVYLAAGALGMKTRYVQSFNRETLINLLNIGPLSRIIAIMPVGFQ